Proteins encoded together in one Candidatus Hydrogenedentota bacterium window:
- the ytxJ gene encoding bacillithiol system redox-active protein YtxJ: MNPLVTFEDLDTCMAESDTVPVFVFKHSTACPISSGAYRSVAEYESKSHEGDPRVWMVKVIEDRPVSNQIAELLGVQHKSPQLILVHHREAVWSASHHGIYEKRIREVVTENRGRFPTREG, translated from the coding sequence ATGAATCCTTTGGTCACATTTGAAGATCTGGACACGTGCATGGCGGAATCGGACACGGTTCCGGTTTTTGTGTTCAAACACAGCACGGCGTGTCCGATATCGTCGGGAGCTTATCGGTCCGTGGCCGAATACGAGAGCAAGAGTCATGAAGGCGATCCGCGCGTGTGGATGGTGAAGGTGATCGAGGATCGTCCCGTTTCCAACCAAATTGCCGAATTGCTGGGCGTGCAGCACAAATCGCCGCAGTTGATACTGGTTCACCATCGCGAGGCGGTTTGGTCAGCCTCGCACCATGGCATCTATGAAAAGCGAATTCGAGAAGTCGTGACCGAAAACCGTGGGCGTTTCCCGACGCGCGAGGGATGA